Proteins encoded within one genomic window of Rhinolophus sinicus isolate RSC01 linkage group LG05, ASM3656204v1, whole genome shotgun sequence:
- the CYP21A2 gene encoding steroid 21-hydroxylase isoform X2 translates to MLLLGLLLLSLLAGGRLLWGQWKLRRLHRPPLAPGFLHLRQPNLPMHLLGLAQKLGPIYRLRLGLQDKLVSRHNQDLSLGDYSLLWKAHKRLTRSALLLGMRSSMEPLVEQLTQEFCERMRAQAGAPVAIQKEFSFLTCSIICYLTFGDKEETLVHTFHECVQDLMKTWDHWSVQILDIIPFLRFFPSPGLRRLKQAMENRDHIVEKQLRQHKESMVAGQWRDMTDYMLQGVQTPRGEEDLGQLLEGHVHMSVVDLFIGGTETTSTTLSWAVAFLLHHPEFQQRLQEELDHELGPGAWGSRVPYKDRSRLPLLNATIAEVLRLRPVVPLALPHRTTRPSSIFGYDIPEGTVVIPNLQGAHLDETVWEQPHEFRPDRFLAPGASPSALAFGCGARVCLGEPLARLELFVVLARLLQAFTLLPPAGALPSLQPQPHCGVNLTVQPFQVRLQPRGAGAPGLSKRQ, encoded by the exons ATGCTGCTCCttgggctgctgctgctgagcttGCTGGCCGGCGGCCGCCTGCTATGGGGCCAGTGGAAGCTCCGCCGCCTGCACCGCCCACCTCTTGCCCCCGGCTTCCTGCACCTGCGGCAGCCCAACCTCCCCATGCATCTGCTTGGCCTGGCCCAGAAACTTGGGCCGATCTACAGGCTCCGCCTGGGGCTGCAAG ACAAGCTGGTGTCGCGGCACAACCAGGACCTCTCGCTTGGGGACTACTCCCTGCTCTGGAAGGCCCATAAAAGACTCACCCGCTCTGCCCTGCTGCTGGGCATGCGTAGCTCCATGGAGCCCCTTGTGGAGCAGCTGACCCAGGAATTTTGTGAG CGAATGAGAGCCCAGGCCGGCGCCCCTGTGGCCATCCAGAAGGAATTCTCTTTCCTCACCTGCAGCATCATCTGTTACCTCACCTTTGGAGACAAG GAGGAAACCTTAGTACATACCTTCCACGAGTGTGTCCAAGACCTGATGAAAACCTGGGACCACTGGTCCGTCCAAATTTTGGACATCATTCCCTTTCTCAGG ttcttcccctccccaggcctccgGAGGCTGAAGCAGGCTATGGAGAACAGGGACCACATTGTAGAGAAGCAACTGAGGCAGCACAAG GAGAGCATGGTGGCCGGCCAGTGGCGGGACATGACGGACTACATGCTCCAGGGGGTGCAGACGCCAAGAGGGGAAGAGGACCTTGGACAGCTCCTTGAAGGGCATGTGCATATGTCTGTGGTGGATCTTTTCATCGGTGGCACCGAGACCACTTCCACCACCCTGTCCTGGGCTGTGGCGTTCTTGCTGCACCACCCTGAG TTCCAGCAGCGGCTTCAGGAGGAGTTGGATCATGAGCTGGGCCCCGGAGCCTGGGGCTCCCGAGTCCCATATAAGGACCGCTCACGGCTGCCCTTGCTCAACGCCACCATCGCGGAGGTGCTTCGCCTGCGGCCGGTGGTGCCTCTGGCCCTGCCGCACCGCACCACGCGGCCCAGCAG CATCTTCGGCTACGACATCCCCGAGGGTACGGTTGTCATCCCCAACCTCCAAGGCGCCCACCTGGACGAGACGGTCTGGGAGCAACCCCACGAGTTCCGGCCGG ACCGTTTCCTGGCACCCGGCGCAAGCCCCAGCGCACTGGCCTTTGGCTGCGGGGCGCGTGTGTGCCTGGGCGAGCCGCTCGCGCGCCTCGAGCTGTTCGTGGTGCTGGCGCGCCTGCTGCAGGCCTTCACGCTGCTGCCGCCTGCGGGCgccctgccctccctgcagccccagccccactgcGGTGTCAACCTCACTGTGCAGCCTTTCCAGGTGCGGCTGCAGCCTCGGGGAGCGGGGGCCCCTGGCTTGAGCAAGCGCCAGTGA
- the CYP21A2 gene encoding steroid 21-hydroxylase isoform X3 — protein MLLLGLLLLSLLAGGRLLWGQWKLRRLHRPPLAPGFLHLRQPNLPMHLLGLAQKLGPIYRLRLGLQDVVVLNSKRTIEEAMVRKWVDFAGRPQIPSYKLVSRHNQDLSLGDYSLLWKAHKRLTRSALLLGMRSSMEPLVEQLTQEFCEEETLVHTFHECVQDLMKTWDHWSVQILDIIPFLRFFPSPGLRRLKQAMENRDHIVEKQLRQHKESMVAGQWRDMTDYMLQGVQTPRGEEDLGQLLEGHVHMSVVDLFIGGTETTSTTLSWAVAFLLHHPEFQQRLQEELDHELGPGAWGSRVPYKDRSRLPLLNATIAEVLRLRPVVPLALPHRTTRPSSIFGYDIPEGTVVIPNLQGAHLDETVWEQPHEFRPDRFLAPGASPSALAFGCGARVCLGEPLARLELFVVLARLLQAFTLLPPAGALPSLQPQPHCGVNLTVQPFQVRLQPRGAGAPGLSKRQ, from the exons ATGCTGCTCCttgggctgctgctgctgagcttGCTGGCCGGCGGCCGCCTGCTATGGGGCCAGTGGAAGCTCCGCCGCCTGCACCGCCCACCTCTTGCCCCCGGCTTCCTGCACCTGCGGCAGCCCAACCTCCCCATGCATCTGCTTGGCCTGGCCCAGAAACTTGGGCCGATCTACAGGCTCCGCCTGGGGCTGCAAG ATGTGGTGGTGCTGAACTCTAAGAGGACAATCGAGGAGGCCATGGTCAGGAAGTGGGTGGACTTTGCCGGCAGACCCCAGATACCATCGT ACAAGCTGGTGTCGCGGCACAACCAGGACCTCTCGCTTGGGGACTACTCCCTGCTCTGGAAGGCCCATAAAAGACTCACCCGCTCTGCCCTGCTGCTGGGCATGCGTAGCTCCATGGAGCCCCTTGTGGAGCAGCTGACCCAGGAATTTTGTGAG GAGGAAACCTTAGTACATACCTTCCACGAGTGTGTCCAAGACCTGATGAAAACCTGGGACCACTGGTCCGTCCAAATTTTGGACATCATTCCCTTTCTCAGG ttcttcccctccccaggcctccgGAGGCTGAAGCAGGCTATGGAGAACAGGGACCACATTGTAGAGAAGCAACTGAGGCAGCACAAG GAGAGCATGGTGGCCGGCCAGTGGCGGGACATGACGGACTACATGCTCCAGGGGGTGCAGACGCCAAGAGGGGAAGAGGACCTTGGACAGCTCCTTGAAGGGCATGTGCATATGTCTGTGGTGGATCTTTTCATCGGTGGCACCGAGACCACTTCCACCACCCTGTCCTGGGCTGTGGCGTTCTTGCTGCACCACCCTGAG TTCCAGCAGCGGCTTCAGGAGGAGTTGGATCATGAGCTGGGCCCCGGAGCCTGGGGCTCCCGAGTCCCATATAAGGACCGCTCACGGCTGCCCTTGCTCAACGCCACCATCGCGGAGGTGCTTCGCCTGCGGCCGGTGGTGCCTCTGGCCCTGCCGCACCGCACCACGCGGCCCAGCAG CATCTTCGGCTACGACATCCCCGAGGGTACGGTTGTCATCCCCAACCTCCAAGGCGCCCACCTGGACGAGACGGTCTGGGAGCAACCCCACGAGTTCCGGCCGG ACCGTTTCCTGGCACCCGGCGCAAGCCCCAGCGCACTGGCCTTTGGCTGCGGGGCGCGTGTGTGCCTGGGCGAGCCGCTCGCGCGCCTCGAGCTGTTCGTGGTGCTGGCGCGCCTGCTGCAGGCCTTCACGCTGCTGCCGCCTGCGGGCgccctgccctccctgcagccccagccccactgcGGTGTCAACCTCACTGTGCAGCCTTTCCAGGTGCGGCTGCAGCCTCGGGGAGCGGGGGCCCCTGGCTTGAGCAAGCGCCAGTGA
- the CYP21A2 gene encoding steroid 21-hydroxylase isoform X1 — MLLLGLLLLSLLAGGRLLWGQWKLRRLHRPPLAPGFLHLRQPNLPMHLLGLAQKLGPIYRLRLGLQDVVVLNSKRTIEEAMVRKWVDFAGRPQIPSYKLVSRHNQDLSLGDYSLLWKAHKRLTRSALLLGMRSSMEPLVEQLTQEFCERMRAQAGAPVAIQKEFSFLTCSIICYLTFGDKEETLVHTFHECVQDLMKTWDHWSVQILDIIPFLRFFPSPGLRRLKQAMENRDHIVEKQLRQHKESMVAGQWRDMTDYMLQGVQTPRGEEDLGQLLEGHVHMSVVDLFIGGTETTSTTLSWAVAFLLHHPEFQQRLQEELDHELGPGAWGSRVPYKDRSRLPLLNATIAEVLRLRPVVPLALPHRTTRPSSIFGYDIPEGTVVIPNLQGAHLDETVWEQPHEFRPDRFLAPGASPSALAFGCGARVCLGEPLARLELFVVLARLLQAFTLLPPAGALPSLQPQPHCGVNLTVQPFQVRLQPRGAGAPGLSKRQ; from the exons ATGCTGCTCCttgggctgctgctgctgagcttGCTGGCCGGCGGCCGCCTGCTATGGGGCCAGTGGAAGCTCCGCCGCCTGCACCGCCCACCTCTTGCCCCCGGCTTCCTGCACCTGCGGCAGCCCAACCTCCCCATGCATCTGCTTGGCCTGGCCCAGAAACTTGGGCCGATCTACAGGCTCCGCCTGGGGCTGCAAG ATGTGGTGGTGCTGAACTCTAAGAGGACAATCGAGGAGGCCATGGTCAGGAAGTGGGTGGACTTTGCCGGCAGACCCCAGATACCATCGT ACAAGCTGGTGTCGCGGCACAACCAGGACCTCTCGCTTGGGGACTACTCCCTGCTCTGGAAGGCCCATAAAAGACTCACCCGCTCTGCCCTGCTGCTGGGCATGCGTAGCTCCATGGAGCCCCTTGTGGAGCAGCTGACCCAGGAATTTTGTGAG CGAATGAGAGCCCAGGCCGGCGCCCCTGTGGCCATCCAGAAGGAATTCTCTTTCCTCACCTGCAGCATCATCTGTTACCTCACCTTTGGAGACAAG GAGGAAACCTTAGTACATACCTTCCACGAGTGTGTCCAAGACCTGATGAAAACCTGGGACCACTGGTCCGTCCAAATTTTGGACATCATTCCCTTTCTCAGG ttcttcccctccccaggcctccgGAGGCTGAAGCAGGCTATGGAGAACAGGGACCACATTGTAGAGAAGCAACTGAGGCAGCACAAG GAGAGCATGGTGGCCGGCCAGTGGCGGGACATGACGGACTACATGCTCCAGGGGGTGCAGACGCCAAGAGGGGAAGAGGACCTTGGACAGCTCCTTGAAGGGCATGTGCATATGTCTGTGGTGGATCTTTTCATCGGTGGCACCGAGACCACTTCCACCACCCTGTCCTGGGCTGTGGCGTTCTTGCTGCACCACCCTGAG TTCCAGCAGCGGCTTCAGGAGGAGTTGGATCATGAGCTGGGCCCCGGAGCCTGGGGCTCCCGAGTCCCATATAAGGACCGCTCACGGCTGCCCTTGCTCAACGCCACCATCGCGGAGGTGCTTCGCCTGCGGCCGGTGGTGCCTCTGGCCCTGCCGCACCGCACCACGCGGCCCAGCAG CATCTTCGGCTACGACATCCCCGAGGGTACGGTTGTCATCCCCAACCTCCAAGGCGCCCACCTGGACGAGACGGTCTGGGAGCAACCCCACGAGTTCCGGCCGG ACCGTTTCCTGGCACCCGGCGCAAGCCCCAGCGCACTGGCCTTTGGCTGCGGGGCGCGTGTGTGCCTGGGCGAGCCGCTCGCGCGCCTCGAGCTGTTCGTGGTGCTGGCGCGCCTGCTGCAGGCCTTCACGCTGCTGCCGCCTGCGGGCgccctgccctccctgcagccccagccccactgcGGTGTCAACCTCACTGTGCAGCCTTTCCAGGTGCGGCTGCAGCCTCGGGGAGCGGGGGCCCCTGGCTTGAGCAAGCGCCAGTGA